In Microbacterium soli, a single window of DNA contains:
- a CDS encoding Lrp/AsnC family transcriptional regulator, producing the protein MPALDRVDLELLSALAEDPRTTVVALAERLRLSRNTIQARMARLEQTGVFESYERSYSTEVLGFPLQAFISIGVRQTELPRITAELARVPEVVQAHGLSGSIDILARVACRDARHLFDVDARILSIDGVERTETSLAMGEVIPFRVAGLIGLARREA; encoded by the coding sequence ATGCCCGCTCTGGACCGCGTCGATCTCGAATTGCTCTCCGCCCTCGCCGAAGACCCCCGCACCACCGTCGTCGCGCTCGCGGAACGCCTGCGCCTGTCCCGCAACACCATCCAGGCGCGAATGGCCCGGCTGGAGCAGACGGGCGTGTTCGAGTCGTACGAGAGGTCCTACTCGACGGAGGTGCTGGGCTTCCCGCTGCAGGCGTTCATCAGCATCGGCGTCCGCCAGACAGAACTGCCGCGGATCACCGCCGAGCTCGCCCGCGTACCCGAAGTGGTGCAGGCGCACGGGTTGAGCGGCTCCATCGACATCCTCGCCAGAGTCGCCTGTCGGGACGCCAGGCACCTGTTCGACGTGGATGCCCGCATCCTCTCCATCGACGGCGTGGAGCGCACGGAGACGTCGCTCGCGATGGGCGAGGTCATCCCGTTCCGAGTGGCGGGGCTCATCGGCCTCGCTCGGCGGGAGGCCTGA
- the orn gene encoding oligoribonuclease, with protein sequence MVSASDNDRLVWIDCEMTGLDLSIDELVEIAVVITDFELRPLDPGFQIVIKPSDAAFAHMNEFVTNMHRTSGLIEEIPDGVPLAVAEERTLEYIKRFVPLEGKAPLAGNTIGTDRMFLAKYMQRIDSYLHYRNVDVSSIKELSRRWYPRVFFQAPEKNGGHRALADILESIRELQYYRDAVFVAEPGPSSDEARALSAHAVSEFASNM encoded by the coding sequence ATGGTTTCTGCGTCTGATAACGACCGACTCGTCTGGATCGACTGCGAGATGACAGGGCTCGATCTCTCCATCGACGAACTGGTCGAGATCGCCGTGGTCATCACCGACTTCGAGCTGAGGCCGCTCGATCCCGGCTTCCAGATCGTGATCAAGCCCAGTGATGCGGCGTTCGCGCACATGAACGAGTTCGTCACGAACATGCACCGCACCTCCGGCCTGATCGAGGAGATCCCCGACGGCGTGCCGCTGGCCGTCGCCGAGGAGCGCACACTGGAGTACATCAAGCGCTTCGTCCCCCTCGAGGGAAAGGCGCCGTTGGCCGGCAACACCATCGGAACCGATCGGATGTTCCTCGCGAAGTACATGCAGCGCATCGACAGCTACCTGCACTACCGCAATGTCGACGTGTCCAGCATCAAGGAGCTCTCCCGTCGCTGGTACCCGCGGGTGTTCTTCCAGGCGCCGGAGAAGAACGGCGGCCACCGGGCCCTCGCCGACATCCTGGAGTCCATCCGCGAGCTTCAGTACTACCGCGACGCCGTGTTCGTCGCAGAGCCCGGACCGTCCTCCGATGAGGCACGCGCCCTCTCCGCGCACGCCGTGTCGGAGTTCGCCTCGAACATGTAA
- the clpS gene encoding ATP-dependent Clp protease adapter ClpS yields the protein MSSPVSAPLIEEELSSAPLLPWQLVVWDDPVNLMSYVVRVFRTYFGYSEEKATRLMLAVHNDGHAVVATGPRETMEVHAQAMHGFGLWATVRREPR from the coding sequence ATGAGCAGCCCGGTATCCGCTCCTCTCATCGAGGAGGAGCTGAGCTCCGCACCGCTTCTGCCGTGGCAGCTGGTGGTGTGGGACGACCCGGTGAACCTCATGAGCTATGTGGTGCGCGTCTTCCGCACCTACTTCGGGTACTCCGAGGAGAAGGCCACCCGACTGATGCTGGCCGTGCACAACGACGGCCACGCCGTCGTTGCCACCGGGCCGCGGGAGACCATGGAGGTGCATGCGCAGGCCATGCACGGGTTCGGACTGTGGGCGACGGTGCGCAGGGAGCCGCGATGA
- the dinB gene encoding DNA polymerase IV, producing MGRGDGSGRIVSPEGADDAGTGILHVDMDAFYASVAVMDDPSLRGLPLIIGAPDGRSVVSSASYEARRYGVRSAMPVSQAVRLCPQARIVPPDFTRYRAVSAQVMAVFESVTPLVEQLSIDEAFLDVRGVRRLWGSPGEVAVLLRRRVRDEIGISCSVGVAATKHVAKMASTASKPDGMLIVPAARTQEFLDPRPVGAMWGVGPKAVDALARRGIRLIRDVRMSPPESLVRAVGPALAQRMQQLARGEDPRSVETERIEKSIGHEETFEVDIDDLVVLRSELLRLGDRVGARLRATGRQAGAVAIKIRFADFATITRTASLPEPTEVGQRIGETAVSLFDGIDRRDPVRLVGVRAEKLRDSAGGGATLWDDDEGLRRLEGTLDEARARFGAGTITRARHVGRSGGLAGADQPRPFGRE from the coding sequence ATGGGACGTGGAGACGGATCGGGGCGCATCGTCTCGCCGGAGGGCGCCGACGACGCCGGCACCGGCATTCTTCATGTCGACATGGATGCCTTCTACGCGTCGGTCGCCGTCATGGACGACCCGTCGCTGAGGGGGCTGCCGCTGATCATCGGCGCCCCTGATGGCAGGTCGGTCGTCTCCAGCGCGTCCTACGAGGCGCGCCGCTACGGCGTGCGCAGCGCCATGCCGGTCTCGCAGGCCGTGCGGTTGTGCCCTCAGGCGCGCATCGTCCCACCCGACTTCACGCGGTACCGTGCCGTGTCCGCGCAGGTCATGGCGGTGTTCGAGAGCGTGACGCCTCTGGTGGAGCAGCTGTCCATCGACGAGGCGTTCCTCGATGTGCGCGGTGTGCGTCGACTGTGGGGCAGCCCCGGAGAGGTCGCCGTGCTGCTGCGACGGCGTGTGCGGGATGAGATCGGCATCTCCTGCAGCGTGGGGGTGGCGGCGACCAAGCACGTCGCGAAGATGGCCTCGACCGCGTCCAAGCCCGACGGGATGCTGATCGTCCCGGCCGCCCGCACGCAGGAGTTCCTCGACCCGCGCCCGGTCGGCGCCATGTGGGGCGTCGGGCCCAAGGCCGTCGACGCGCTCGCCCGCCGGGGCATCCGGCTCATCAGAGACGTCAGGATGTCTCCGCCGGAGTCCCTCGTGCGCGCCGTGGGGCCCGCACTGGCGCAGCGGATGCAGCAGTTGGCGCGCGGCGAGGACCCGCGATCCGTCGAGACCGAGCGCATCGAGAAGAGCATCGGCCACGAGGAGACCTTCGAGGTCGACATCGACGACCTCGTGGTCCTCCGCTCCGAGCTGCTGAGGCTCGGCGACCGTGTCGGGGCGCGACTGCGCGCCACGGGACGGCAAGCGGGCGCGGTGGCCATCAAGATCCGCTTCGCGGACTTCGCCACCATCACCCGCACCGCCTCCCTGCCGGAGCCGACGGAGGTCGGACAGCGCATCGGCGAGACTGCTGTCAGCCTGTTCGACGGGATCGACCGCCGGGACCCCGTGCGACTCGTCGGCGTGCGTGCCGAGAAGCTGCGGGACAGTGCGGGCGGCGGTGCGACGCTGTGGGACGACGACGAGGGTCTGCGCAGGCTGGAGGGCACGCTGGACGAGGCCAGGGCACGGTTCGGGGCCGGCACGATCACCCGCGCACGGCACGTCGGCCGCAGCGGCGGCCTTGCCGGAGCGGATCAGCCACGCCCCTTCGGGCGGGAGTGA
- a CDS encoding alpha/beta hydrolase: MSVASPYAARLGRIPVERRTVQVLGSTTAYWVYGPDGEDALTVIAVHGFRGEHHGLEPVIAHLPGMRVISPDLPGFGETPPIPGRAHDLSLYSGWLTEFARTVAPDAVVLGHSFGSIVASAAVAGGLRAPRLILINPIGAPALEGPRGVLTRLAVLYYRLGAQLPDRYGTALLRHPLIVRIMSAAMAKTRDPQLRRFVHDQHRRYFSTFADRQVLHDAFVTSVSHDVRAFAGVIDAPVLLIAAQRDDITPIEAERRLAGRFPDAELVEFAEVGHLIHYETPAEAAGAIRRFLRPPAERGR; the protein is encoded by the coding sequence ATGTCCGTCGCCTCGCCGTACGCCGCCCGCCTCGGACGGATCCCCGTCGAGAGACGCACTGTTCAGGTGCTGGGCTCCACCACGGCGTACTGGGTGTACGGGCCCGACGGCGAGGATGCGCTGACGGTCATCGCCGTGCACGGCTTCCGCGGTGAGCACCACGGCCTCGAGCCCGTGATCGCCCATCTGCCCGGCATGCGCGTGATCTCCCCGGACCTTCCCGGCTTCGGCGAGACGCCGCCGATCCCCGGACGCGCACACGATCTGAGTCTGTACTCCGGATGGCTGACGGAGTTCGCGCGCACCGTCGCACCCGACGCCGTCGTCCTCGGGCACTCCTTCGGGTCCATCGTCGCCTCAGCGGCGGTCGCCGGCGGGCTGCGCGCCCCACGGCTCATCCTCATCAACCCCATCGGTGCGCCAGCGCTGGAGGGGCCGCGGGGCGTGCTCACACGACTCGCCGTGCTCTACTACCGGCTGGGAGCACAGCTCCCCGATCGGTACGGGACAGCGCTGCTGCGGCATCCGCTGATCGTGCGCATCATGAGCGCGGCGATGGCGAAGACGCGGGACCCGCAGCTGCGGCGGTTCGTCCACGACCAGCACCGCAGGTACTTCTCCACCTTCGCGGATCGGCAGGTGCTGCACGACGCCTTCGTCACGAGCGTCTCTCATGACGTGCGGGCGTTCGCGGGGGTCATCGATGCTCCCGTGCTGCTCATCGCCGCCCAGCGCGATGACATCACGCCGATCGAGGCCGAGCGCCGCCTGGCGGGGCGGTTCCCCGACGCCGAGCTCGTCGAGTTCGCCGAGGTCGGCCACCTCATCCACTATGAGACGCCCGCCGAGGCCGCCGGCGCGATCCGGCGCTTCCTCAGGCCTCCCGCCGAGCGAGGCCGATGA
- a CDS encoding DUF2017 family protein, with product MTHRMLRMPLAGIEGHRLLALVDEYIGLLEGPRSGADDAMDRLAPNPYPDDAEAAAEYRRSTREDLFDRRVEDARVVRTGLGEFETTGIEAVARECTVLIRPAEVDHWLRTLSGIRLVLARRLGIDGSDEHDAGDPRYGVYDWLGYRLELLVLLADRHDAR from the coding sequence ATGACCCATCGGATGCTGCGGATGCCCCTCGCCGGCATCGAGGGTCACCGGCTGCTGGCTCTCGTCGACGAGTACATCGGTCTGCTGGAGGGGCCTCGCTCGGGTGCGGACGACGCGATGGACCGGCTCGCCCCGAACCCGTATCCCGACGACGCGGAAGCGGCTGCCGAGTACCGTCGGAGCACGCGGGAGGATCTGTTCGACCGGCGGGTGGAGGACGCGCGGGTCGTGCGCACGGGCCTGGGCGAGTTCGAGACGACGGGCATCGAGGCCGTCGCTCGCGAGTGCACCGTGCTCATCCGGCCCGCGGAGGTCGACCATTGGCTGAGGACCCTCTCGGGGATCCGCCTCGTACTGGCACGGAGACTGGGCATCGACGGGTCGGATGAGCACGATGCCGGGGACCCTCGGTACGGCGTCTACGACTGGCTGGGATACCGGCTGGAGCTGCTCGTGCTGCTCGCCGACCGGCACGACGCGCGCTGA
- a CDS encoding metallopeptidase family protein — protein sequence MDPDEFERLVVDELDRLPDEMVDGLENVVFVVEDAPENGEDLFGLYEGFALTERGQYGLGELPDRIVVYRRAHLAACRDEAELRKEIHTTLVHEIAHFYGIDDEQLHDLGWA from the coding sequence ATGGACCCCGACGAGTTCGAGCGGCTGGTCGTCGATGAGCTGGATCGACTGCCCGATGAGATGGTCGACGGCCTGGAGAATGTCGTATTCGTCGTCGAGGACGCGCCGGAGAACGGCGAGGACCTGTTCGGGCTGTACGAGGGCTTCGCCCTCACCGAGCGCGGACAGTACGGCCTCGGCGAGCTCCCCGATCGCATCGTGGTGTACCGTCGCGCCCATCTGGCCGCCTGCCGCGACGAGGCCGAGCTGCGCAAGGAGATACACACCACCCTCGTGCACGAGATCGCACACTTCTACGGCATCGACGATGAGCAGCTGCATGACCTGGGATGGGCATGA